In Candidatus Latescibacterota bacterium, one DNA window encodes the following:
- a CDS encoding glycyl radical protein, with product MKERIRLLRGKSLEAEPLISIERAQLITDFYSNHDDGTMSIPRQRASAFRFILEKKEIHVDDGELIVGERGPGPKETPTYPEICTHTMKDLEILDTREKIRFSVCDEVRRIQRDEIIPFWSGRSIRDLLFERVDDEWKAAYDSGIFTEFQEQRAPGHTVLDDKIYRMGFSDLRGEIAENIEKFKSGDNVDKESRLEELMAMDTAAESLIMFAGRYAKKLEALSMEETDKDRKDELAKMASVCRKVPENAPETFWEALQYYWFVHLGVITELNTWDSFNPGRLDRHLLPFYRNDIAAGILDEEKAKELLQSFWIKFNNQPAPPKVGVTAQESNTYTDFCLINLGGVDAEGDDAVNEVTYLILDVIEEMRLLQPGSMIQLSRKNPEDFLHRALRIIKTGYGQPSIFNSEAIIGEMLRQGKDIVDARNGGASGCVETGAFGKECYILTGYFNLPKVLEVTLFNGLDPLSGERLGPATGEAGSFQSFQELFDAFRVQLRHFVDIKIRGNIIIEELWSEVLPAPFLSLLIDDCIVKGLDYNSGGARYNSSYIQGVGLGSVTDSLAALKFHVFEKKDVSIGSMMKAIRSDFESFDELRHILLQESPKYGNDDDYADSIMTEVFNEYFEAVDGRPNWKGGVFRIDMLPTTCHVYFGKVTGAMPDGRKAGKPLSEGISPVQGADRDGPTAVLRSAAKFDHIKTGGTLLNQKFTPGIFSEESGIEKVGHLVRSYFRMMGHHIQFNVVEADMLRKAQKTPEDYRNLIVRVAGYSDYFVDLGTELQNEIIERTEHGIN from the coding sequence ATGAAAGAACGTATCCGACTGCTCAGAGGAAAGAGCCTCGAAGCAGAACCTCTCATATCTATTGAGCGAGCGCAACTCATCACTGACTTCTACAGTAATCACGATGACGGGACGATGTCCATTCCCAGGCAGAGGGCTTCGGCTTTTCGCTTTATTCTGGAAAAAAAGGAGATCCATGTTGATGATGGAGAGCTGATCGTCGGCGAGAGAGGTCCAGGACCGAAGGAGACACCGACTTACCCCGAGATATGTACTCACACGATGAAGGACCTTGAAATTCTCGATACAAGGGAGAAGATAAGGTTCTCGGTGTGTGATGAGGTCCGAAGGATCCAGAGAGATGAGATAATACCTTTCTGGTCCGGGAGATCGATCAGGGACCTGCTTTTCGAGCGGGTGGATGATGAATGGAAGGCTGCCTATGATTCCGGGATCTTTACCGAGTTCCAGGAGCAGAGGGCGCCAGGTCATACCGTGCTGGACGACAAGATCTACAGGATGGGATTCTCCGACCTCCGTGGTGAAATTGCTGAAAACATCGAAAAGTTTAAATCAGGTGATAATGTTGATAAGGAATCCAGACTTGAAGAATTGATGGCGATGGATACCGCGGCGGAGAGTCTTATAATGTTCGCGGGAAGGTATGCAAAAAAGCTCGAAGCCTTATCTATGGAAGAAACTGACAAAGATAGAAAAGATGAGCTGGCAAAGATGGCGTCAGTATGCAGGAAAGTGCCGGAGAACGCTCCCGAGACTTTCTGGGAAGCACTTCAATATTACTGGTTCGTTCATCTCGGGGTAATCACTGAGTTGAACACATGGGACTCGTTCAATCCGGGAAGACTGGATAGACATCTGCTTCCCTTTTATAGAAATGATATTGCAGCGGGCATTCTTGACGAAGAGAAAGCGAAAGAACTTCTTCAATCATTCTGGATCAAATTCAACAACCAGCCCGCGCCACCAAAGGTGGGAGTCACTGCACAGGAGAGCAACACCTACACCGATTTCTGTCTCATAAATCTTGGCGGTGTTGACGCTGAAGGAGATGATGCTGTCAACGAAGTCACTTATCTTATCCTCGACGTTATCGAAGAGATGAGGTTGCTGCAGCCAGGCTCGATGATCCAACTCAGCAGAAAGAATCCTGAAGACTTCCTTCACAGGGCTCTAAGAATCATAAAGACCGGTTACGGACAGCCATCGATATTCAATTCAGAAGCTATCATCGGAGAGATGCTCCGCCAGGGGAAGGATATAGTCGATGCTAGAAACGGTGGGGCAAGTGGCTGTGTTGAGACTGGCGCGTTCGGAAAGGAATGCTACATACTGACAGGATACTTCAACCTGCCTAAGGTTCTGGAGGTCACACTTTTTAACGGTTTGGACCCCTTGTCAGGAGAAAGGCTGGGGCCAGCCACAGGAGAAGCTGGATCTTTCCAGTCGTTCCAGGAACTGTTCGACGCTTTCCGCGTTCAATTAAGGCATTTTGTGGATATCAAGATCAGGGGAAATATCATTATCGAAGAGTTATGGTCTGAAGTGCTTCCGGCACCATTCCTTTCACTCCTTATTGACGATTGTATTGTGAAAGGGCTGGATTACAACTCTGGAGGTGCGAGGTACAACTCGTCCTATATTCAGGGCGTTGGTTTGGGCTCAGTGACCGATTCGCTTGCGGCCCTGAAATTTCATGTATTTGAAAAAAAGGATGTATCGATCGGTAGTATGATGAAAGCGATCAGGTCCGATTTTGAAAGCTTCGATGAATTGAGACATATTCTTCTTCAGGAAAGTCCCAAATACGGTAACGATGACGATTATGCCGATTCGATAATGACTGAAGTATTTAACGAATATTTTGAGGCTGTAGACGGAAGGCCGAACTGGAAGGGTGGGGTATTCAGAATCGATATGTTGCCGACCACATGTCACGTATACTTCGGGAAAGTCACTGGAGCTATGCCTGACGGGAGAAAAGCCGGAAAGCCTCTTTCCGAGGGGATTTCACCCGTGCAGGGAGCCGACAGGGACGGGCCCACAGCGGTTCTGAGATCTGCCGCAAAATTCGATCATATCAAGACCGGCGGGACGCTCCTCAATCAGAAGTTCACTCCTGGTATCTTTTCAGAGGAAAGCGGTATAGAAAAGGTGGGGCACCTCGTTCGTTCATATTTCAGGATGATGGGTCACCATATTCAGTTCAATGTAGTAGAGGCAGACATGTTGAGGAAGGCACAGAAAACGCCTGAAGACTACAGGAATCTGATAGTACGTGTCGCTGGATACAGCGACTATTTCGTCGATCTGGGAACCGAATTGCAAAATGAGATCATTGAGCGCACCGAGCACGGAATCAACTGA
- a CDS encoding glycyl-radical enzyme activating protein yields MNNMTISTTGKIFDLKKFAIHDGPGIRTTVFFSGCPLDCWWCHNPEGINNDNCGKGVPGKRFFSDLEDCFTGPAVTIDNLMSEIKKDSVFYDQSSGGVTMSGGEPLMQPDFLKELLSACTESGIHTTLDTSGYSSPDILARITSDVDLYMFDIKLMNDEDHIMYTGVSNRQILENFRMLSASGKRIWARVPLIPGITDTTANLDSIVSFLVDCGKIECVSLLTYNRIGEDKFRRMGIEYRPGPLETQNDTKLDEIRALFERAGLVVSVGG; encoded by the coding sequence ATGAATAATATGACTATCTCCACTACAGGAAAAATATTCGATCTAAAGAAATTCGCGATTCATGACGGGCCCGGTATCAGGACTACTGTTTTCTTTTCCGGCTGTCCTCTTGACTGCTGGTGGTGTCACAATCCCGAAGGGATCAATAATGACAATTGTGGGAAAGGAGTCCCTGGAAAAAGATTCTTTTCCGATCTGGAAGATTGTTTTACAGGGCCAGCTGTAACCATCGATAATTTGATGTCAGAAATAAAGAAGGACAGTGTCTTTTACGACCAGTCCAGTGGCGGTGTGACCATGTCTGGAGGAGAGCCGCTGATGCAGCCCGATTTCCTCAAAGAATTACTTTCAGCATGTACAGAGTCGGGGATTCATACGACTCTGGATACTTCAGGTTATTCGTCACCTGATATCCTCGCCAGAATAACAAGTGATGTCGATCTCTACATGTTCGATATAAAACTGATGAATGATGAAGATCATATCATGTATACAGGAGTATCGAACCGACAGATCCTGGAGAACTTCAGGATGCTGTCTGCATCGGGGAAGAGGATTTGGGCCCGTGTCCCGTTGATTCCCGGGATCACTGACACTACTGCCAACCTGGATTCGATAGTTTCATTTCTTGTAGATTGTGGTAAAATTGAATGTGTCAGTCTACTTACCTATAACAGGATAGGTGAAGACAAATTCCGGAGAATGGGAATTGAATACAGGCCAGGGCCACTCGAAACACAGAATGACACAAAACTCGATGAGATCAGGGCACTATTCGAAAGAGCAGGACTCGTCGTTTCCGTTGGAGGGTGA
- a CDS encoding iron ABC transporter permease — protein sequence MNKKIYIVLTICVISSIVTVCAPFFGMESITPADVIEGGSQVKMDIFWKIRVPRVVSAYIAGGALALGGMAFQAMFRNPLATPFTLGVSSGAAFGASLYTLFGTTFVLLGVTGQSLSAFIWALASIMIVYGLTRARKGFSTATMLIAGVAVNFLFSSMILFMQYISDFDNSFRIIRWMMGGFGLTGYGAVKSILPFVVPGVLLVFLFADELNLLVLGEETALSRGVDVKRTRKILFFATSLMTGGIVAAFGPIGFVGMMAPHICRMVIGANHRYLAPVTLMFGGMFLVVCDTIARMLIAPAEIPVGVLTALLGGPFFLWLLMAGFSEGVPGGRKRLKASRKK from the coding sequence ATGAATAAGAAAATATACATTGTCCTGACGATATGTGTCATCTCCTCCATAGTGACGGTATGTGCTCCCTTCTTTGGTATGGAATCGATCACTCCGGCTGATGTGATAGAGGGTGGAAGCCAGGTCAAGATGGATATCTTCTGGAAGATAAGAGTCCCGCGTGTCGTGTCTGCGTATATCGCGGGAGGCGCACTGGCCCTCGGGGGAATGGCTTTTCAGGCAATGTTCAGAAATCCTCTGGCCACACCTTTTACTTTGGGAGTCTCCAGCGGAGCGGCTTTCGGTGCTTCCCTCTACACTTTGTTCGGTACGACATTTGTATTGCTTGGAGTGACCGGGCAGTCGCTCAGCGCATTTATCTGGGCTCTCGCATCGATAATGATAGTTTACGGCCTTACAAGGGCCAGGAAGGGATTTTCCACAGCGACCATGCTCATTGCCGGTGTCGCAGTTAATTTTCTTTTTTCAAGTATGATATTGTTTATGCAGTATATCAGCGACTTTGATAATTCTTTCAGAATAATCAGGTGGATGATGGGAGGGTTCGGGTTAACTGGATATGGAGCGGTAAAATCGATTCTCCCATTCGTCGTGCCGGGTGTTCTTCTCGTCTTTCTGTTCGCGGATGAATTGAATCTGCTGGTTCTTGGTGAGGAGACAGCCTTGAGCAGGGGAGTCGATGTAAAACGAACAAGGAAGATCCTGTTTTTTGCAACTTCGTTGATGACTGGTGGGATCGTTGCCGCTTTCGGGCCGATCGGATTTGTGGGTATGATGGCCCCTCATATATGCAGAATGGTAATCGGCGCGAACCATCGGTATCTGGCCCCGGTCACACTGATGTTCGGTGGAATGTTTCTCGTCGTCTGTGACACTATTGCCAGGATGTTGATAGCTCCGGCCGAGATCCCGGTAGGTGTCTTGACCGCTCTTCTCGGTGGGCCGTTTTTCCTTTGGCTGCTTATGGCAGGTTTTTCGGAGGGAGTACCCGGAGGAAGAAAGCGGCTAAAAGCATCAAGGAAGAAATGA
- a CDS encoding ABC transporter ATP-binding protein yields MNKSVININDVTCFIGVDRILDSVSFDVSRGERVSILGPNGAGKSTLLRCVMRILPVSSGSISIDGTDTLRMPRKKLASRVGYVPQHQGGSCPFSVEEYVLLGRYPHLSPFSFAGDKDRDVAMKALERTGMGNFSERSFDTLSGGERQMVQIAAVMAQGVEVLLLDEPSVYLDPGHRSGLMKLLSALNSEEGMAIVTVTHNINEAILSGGKMIMLREGKIIFTGEPGLAISSGKLEELFGKQFVYCEHPVTGDAMVLPDGRWGNE; encoded by the coding sequence GTGAATAAGAGCGTGATCAATATAAATGATGTTACATGTTTCATAGGTGTAGACCGGATACTCGATTCTGTTTCTTTTGATGTATCGAGAGGCGAAAGAGTCTCGATACTTGGTCCTAACGGAGCGGGTAAATCGACACTTCTCAGGTGTGTTATGAGAATACTGCCCGTATCATCCGGGAGTATATCGATAGACGGGACAGACACACTAAGGATGCCCAGGAAGAAGCTTGCATCGCGGGTCGGCTACGTGCCGCAGCACCAGGGAGGCAGCTGTCCTTTTTCAGTGGAAGAATACGTTCTTCTGGGACGCTATCCTCACCTTAGTCCCTTTTCCTTCGCAGGCGACAAGGACAGAGATGTCGCCATGAAAGCCCTTGAGAGAACAGGTATGGGAAATTTCTCAGAAAGGTCATTCGATACGCTCAGTGGGGGGGAACGGCAGATGGTACAGATCGCCGCGGTGATGGCCCAAGGCGTGGAAGTACTTCTTCTCGACGAACCCTCAGTCTATCTTGATCCCGGGCACAGGTCGGGCCTGATGAAATTGCTTTCCGCACTGAACTCGGAAGAAGGTATGGCCATAGTCACCGTCACACACAATATCAACGAGGCAATACTCTCCGGCGGAAAAATGATAATGCTCAGAGAGGGAAAGATCATATTTACAGGTGAACCAGGGCTGGCGATCTCCTCTGGAAAACTCGAGGAGTTGTTCGGAAAACAGTTCGTGTATTGTGAACATCCTGTGACAGGGGATGCTATGGTCCTTCCCGATGGAAGATGGGGAAATGAATAA
- a CDS encoding glycosyltransferase family 39 protein, with protein sequence MKENTIFSRKIPLDYGSILIFLLALLVRIVYLSEIRSTVTFLVPIIDSSTYSEVARNVASGGVLDPRLFWQGFLYPVILAVFYKLFDSPLLAARIAQVVGGAITCVLVYRTGRLIFDRRTGLTAGLIMVFCGPMIFFEMELLAAGWAALLSMLLIMLYMKAIDKRQPWVYAAAGIVGGLASIARATFLPYVLVMTLFIVWKVIREKSGIKGKILNVVLITGTAAMILLTVSLLSEKATGHFSPIPRAGSLNLYVGNNHDTDATMMIRPGADWRRLVREPELNGFMDDSGHRRYFMNRFRDYVATDTGSFIVGLGSKTLQLISSREIPRNIDIYSSRSDSRILSLLVWKVGRFGFPLGIILPFAFLGLIAGIRKFSLPISLFLVVYAGALILVFISSRYRVVMLPVLSIMSAAGGIFFFDSVREREPKRLSAVLAVLLITVVLTTLPGPFVTEGYHYRAEKHASAGYELGKVGRLQEAAEQLGVAVELEPEYAGAHRMLGNVLSQSGKYESALIHFRKALEIEPSSSTTQLYVAVALAKLGRNSEALEYLDRAEEGALAAKEKMLYIQVINLRSAIERSGKEPIVQ encoded by the coding sequence ATGAAAGAAAACACCATCTTTTCCAGAAAGATCCCCCTTGACTACGGATCGATCCTGATATTCTTATTGGCTCTCCTTGTCAGGATAGTATACCTCTCCGAGATTCGCTCAACGGTGACCTTTCTGGTCCCCATCATTGATTCCTCGACGTACAGTGAGGTCGCCCGGAATGTCGCGTCGGGAGGTGTTCTGGATCCTCGTCTTTTCTGGCAGGGTTTTCTCTACCCGGTGATTCTGGCTGTCTTTTACAAACTATTCGATTCTCCGCTTTTAGCTGCGAGAATCGCACAGGTAGTCGGTGGAGCGATTACATGTGTTTTAGTCTACAGAACGGGACGTTTGATATTTGACAGGCGAACGGGGCTGACAGCCGGCCTGATAATGGTGTTTTGTGGCCCGATGATATTTTTTGAAATGGAACTTCTTGCTGCTGGATGGGCCGCTCTCCTTTCAATGCTGCTTATAATGCTTTACATGAAGGCGATCGATAAGAGACAGCCATGGGTTTATGCAGCGGCAGGTATTGTCGGTGGGCTGGCTTCGATAGCAAGAGCAACGTTTTTGCCGTATGTCCTCGTGATGACTCTTTTCATTGTGTGGAAAGTTATCAGAGAAAAGTCAGGAATCAAGGGAAAGATCCTGAATGTCGTCCTTATCACCGGGACTGCGGCCATGATTCTGCTCACAGTATCGCTTCTCTCAGAAAAGGCTACCGGACATTTTAGCCCGATACCCAGGGCGGGGTCATTGAATCTGTATGTCGGAAACAATCACGACACCGATGCGACGATGATGATCCGTCCAGGCGCAGACTGGCGGAGGCTTGTCAGGGAACCAGAATTGAACGGATTCATGGATGATTCGGGGCATAGAAGATATTTTATGAACAGATTCAGGGATTATGTTGCGACAGATACGGGGTCTTTCATAGTCGGATTGGGATCAAAGACTCTGCAGTTGATATCTTCGAGAGAGATCCCAAGGAATATCGATATCTACTCGAGCAGGTCGGATTCCAGGATTCTTTCTCTGCTGGTCTGGAAAGTGGGAAGGTTCGGTTTTCCTCTGGGCATAATTCTCCCGTTCGCTTTCCTGGGTCTCATTGCCGGGATCAGAAAGTTTAGCCTGCCGATTTCCCTGTTTCTGGTTGTATATGCCGGCGCGCTCATCCTCGTCTTTATTTCATCCAGATACAGGGTGGTGATGCTTCCGGTGTTGTCTATCATGTCAGCAGCGGGCGGGATCTTTTTCTTCGACTCGGTTAGAGAACGGGAACCGAAGAGGTTGTCAGCTGTGCTTGCAGTGCTGCTGATTACAGTCGTATTGACCACTCTTCCCGGGCCCTTTGTGACAGAAGGGTATCATTACCGAGCGGAGAAACACGCTTCTGCTGGGTACGAACTGGGTAAAGTCGGCAGGTTGCAGGAGGCAGCGGAGCAGCTTGGCGTCGCTGTCGAATTGGAGCCTGAGTATGCTGGGGCACACAGGATGCTGGGAAATGTGCTTAGCCAGTCAGGAAAATATGAGTCTGCACTTATACATTTCAGGAAAGCGCTCGAGATCGAGCCCTCATCGTCTACCACACAACTTTATGTTGCTGTTGCCCTTGCGAAACTTGGAAGAAATAGTGAGGCTCTTGAGTACCTCGACAGGGCAGAAGAAGGAGCTCTTGCAGCGAAGGAAAAGATGCTGTATATCCAGGTCATTAACCTGAGGTCGGCAATTGAGAGATCCGGGAAGGAACCGATAGTACAATGA